The proteins below come from a single Asterias rubens chromosome 9, eAstRub1.3, whole genome shotgun sequence genomic window:
- the LOC117294680 gene encoding uncharacterized protein K02A2.6-like: protein MESKAIIMKVSKPTDWVNSLVIREKANGRLRLCLDPKDLNRAIKRDHYPVPTLEEITPKLSGAKMFSKLDARNGYWNVELDEQSTYLTTFNTPFGRYRFLRMPFGLRMSQDVFQQKIDETYRGCEGTVGIADDIQVFGKSARDHDIHLHEAMEHTRRAGIKLNAEKCIIKTTECSFFGLIYSPDGVRPNPDKVKAVEMMQPPGDRKQLRTFLGLVNYMGPFIPQLAEHSASLRTLLREDVEYIWSPSHTKVFNSIKALIASDTTLAYYDQKQPVILQVDASTRGLGATLVQKGRPIAFASKALTPAKTRYANIERELLAVLYGCEKFHTYLYGRRFLVESDHRPLQHIHKKNLMQAPPRLQRILLRLQAYDIEIRYKPGKEMVVADALSRLSPVEKHEIPEMKVRIHHVVSVTPTKLELIRQETATDMTLQLLKQQVTDGWPDSIKKIQCSIRPYWSVRDDVAIEDGTVLVGSRIVIPNSLRQNILQQIHSGHQGIDKCKLRAKSCVYWPGIYKDIDNMVTNCHACQKYQRSQQREPMISMEVPPRPWHTLGADLFHHDKVWYLIIADYYSKFPFIRKLDNLTASTITRVSRVLFAEQGIPEVIVCDNGTQFTSSQFRALAQQYGFRIQTSSPYYPRGHGFIERHIQTVKRILTKCRESGDDPNLALLTLRATPLKSNLASPAELLNRRKYKTTLPSVHHPPPDRDDVRDTLQADQSSQTQYYNRRSTSTPIQELLNDQPIYIQNPINKTWSQGRVMSKSTTPRSYNVETESGSQLRRNRIHLRPAPLSSTKPTPVRNAPSQPQSRPLSNRPSGTPTVTRSGRRVNKPNRLDL from the coding sequence ATGGAATCCAAAGCGATTATCATGAAAGTTTCCAAGCCAACAGACTGGGTTAACTCACTAGTGATACGTGAGAAAGCAAACGGTCGACTGCGCCTATGTCTAGATCCCAAGGACCTCAACCGAGCCATCAAAAGAGATCACTACCCTGTGCCTACTCTCGAAGAAATCACACCTAAGCTATCCGGTGCTAAAATGTTTAGCAAGCTTGATGCCAGAAACGGCTATTGGAATGTCGAACTAGATGAACAGTCTACGTACCTCACCACATTCAACACCCCTTTTGGCCGATACAGATTCTTGAGAATGCCCTTTGGTCTCAGGATGAGTCAGGATGTCTTTCAGCAAAAGATAGACGAAACCTATCGTGGCTGTGAAGGCACTGTGGGCATCGCTGACGATATACAAGTATTCGGCAAAAGCGCAAGAGACCATGACATACACCTTCATGAAGCTATGGAACACACCAGACGTGCAGGGATCAAGTTGAATGCCGAAAAATGCATCATCAAAACGACTGAATGTAGTTTCTTCGGACTGATATACTCACCCGATGGAGTGAGGCCCAACCCAGATAAAGTAAAGGCGGTTGAAATGATGCAGCCCCCAGGTGATAGGAAACAACTGCGAACCTTCCTAGGGCTGGTCAACTACATGGGCCCATTCATCCCTCAATTAGCTGAACACTCCGCATCACTGCGGACACTCCTTCGTGAAGATGTTGAGTACATCTGGTCTCCATCACACACAAAAGTGTTCAACTCCATCAAAGCTCTGATAGCATCAGACACCACACTCGCTTACTACGACCAGAAGCAGCCTGTAATACTGCAAGTTGACGCATCAACCAGAGGACTAGGAGCAACCCTAGTACAAAAAGGTCGTCCGATAGCATTTGCATCAAAAGCTCTCACACCAGCAAAGACACGATATGCAAACATAGAGCGAGAATTACTAGCAGTCCTATATGGATGTGAGAAGTTTCATACTTACCTGTACGGTAGAAGATTTCTCGTGGAAAGTGACCACCGCCCACTCCAGCATATCCACAAGAAAAACTTAATGCAGGCCCCACCACGACTACAGCGCATACTTCTGCGTCTACAGGCTTACGATATAGAAATACGCTACAAGCCTGGTAAAGAGATGGTCGTTGCGGATGCACTCTCCCGACTCTCCCCAGTGGAAAAGCATGAGATACCAGAGATGAAAGTCCGTATACACCATGTCGTGAGCGTGACACCAACAAAGTTGGAGCTGATAAGGCAAGAGACAGCCACAGACATGACCCTCCAGCTGCTGAAACAACAAGTCACAGACGGCTGGCCTGACAGCATCAAGAAAATACAATGCTCCATCAGACCATACTGGTCAGTCCGAGATGACGTAGCCATAGAAGACGGCACAGTCCTGGTTGGCAGTAGAATCGTGATTCCAAATTCTCTGCGACAGAACATACTACAACAGATCCACAGCGGTCACCAGGGCATCGACAAGTGCAAGCTGCGTGCAAAATCTTGTGTCTACTGGCCAGGTATatacaaagacattgacaataTGGTGACAAATTGCCATGCATGCCAGAAATACCAGCGTTCTCAGCAGCGTGAACCAATGATCAGTATGGAAGTTCCACCACGTCCATGGCACACCCTTGGAGCTGACCTCTTCCACCACGACAAGGTCTGGTACCTGATCATCGCGGATTATTACTCCAAATTTCCGTTTATCCGTAAACTTGACAACCTCACTGCAAGCACCATCACAAGAGTTTCACGTGTGCTCTTTGCCGAACAAGGCATCCCAGAGGTTATCGTATGTGACAATGGCACGCAGTTCACCTCTTCCCAATTCCGAGCCCTAGCACAGCAGTACGGTTTTCGGATCCAAACTTCTTCACCCTACTACCCCAGAGGTCATGGATTCATTGAAAGACATATCCAAACAGTGAAGAGAATCCTCACCAAATGCCGAGAGTCAGGGGACGATCCCAACTTAGCCCTCCTAACTCTCCGTGCAACTCcactcaagtcaaaccttgCATCCCCTGCTGAGCTACTGAACAGAAGAAAATACAAGACGACACTACCTTCAGTACATCACCCCCCACCAGATCGTGACGATGTGCGAGATACACTGCAGGCCGACCAGTCTTCGCAAACGCAATACTACAACAGACGCTCTACCAGTACCCCTATCCAAGAACTCCTCAACGACCAACCCATCTACATCCAAAATCCGATTAACAAAACCTGGAGCCAAGGTAGAGTTATGAGCAAATCAACTACTCCTCGATCCTACAATGTGGAAACGGAAAGTGGAAGTCAGCTCAGACGAAACAGGATTCATCTGCGaccagctcccctgagttctaCCAAACCAACTCCTGTTCGCAATGCTCCTTCACAACCCCAGAGCAGACCGCTTTCTAACCGCCCATCAGGAACACCGACAGTGACGCGATCAGGCAGGAGAGTGAACAAGCCAAACAGACTTGATTTGTAA